The Spirochaetaceae bacterium DNA window CGCCGCCCGAGCGCGAACAGGATGCCGAGCGGGAACGAGACCACGATGCCGGCCTGCGACAGCAGCAGCGTGACCATCAGGCCGCCCCACTGCTTGGTGCCCACGAACGGCAGCGCCTCGCTCTCGGCGAAGCCGCGCAGGAACACCAGCCCGCCCAGGAACAGCAGCAGCCAGATCCCCAGCACCCAGCGGGCGCTGCCCAGCACCGTATAGCGGCCCACCAGCCAGCCGGCGCCCACCAGCACGGTGTTGAGCAGCAGGAAGATGCGGAAACCCGCGCCGAGGCTGGCGAACTCGACCGGCAGCAGCGCCACCAGCGGCGCCGCGACCGCCAGGCTGACGGCGAGCCGGCGGCAGAACCCGGGCCACACCGACCAGCCCAGGCCCAGCACGAACGGCAGGGCGAGCATCACCACGCCGGCGCGCCACACCTCCTCGTCGGGATACTGGCCCACCAGCAGCACCTGCAGGTTCTGGGTCAGCACCGCCCACTCGGCGGTCTGCAGCGCCCAGCCGCCGAACCCTCGCAGCACGTAGTACGCGGCGGCGAGTACGGCAACGGTCAGCAGGGCGTTGTACCAGGTGTCGAGCAGGTTGGCGCGCACCCAGCCGAGCGGGCCGGTGCTCGCTGCCGGCGGTCTGACTTCGTCGGCCCTGTCCACGCTGCCGGCCACGTCCGCCATGCGCTAACGCTCCACGATCTGCACCGACCGGTTGTACAGGTTGCCGATCAGCGAGTAGACGCCGGCGATGACCAGGTAGGTGGCGATGATCAGCAGGAACATCGGCGCCGAGCTGCCCGACTGTTCGATGATGTTGCGCGTGATCACGTAGATGTCCGCGTACCCCACCACGATGGCCAGCGACGAGCCCTTGGTGAGGTTGATGTACTGGCCGATGGTGGGCGGCACGATGATGCGCAGCGCCTGCGGAATCACGATGTAGCGCAGCACGTGCACTTCGCTCAGCCCCACGGCGCGCGCCGCTTCGAGCTGCCCGCGGGGGATCGACTGGATCGCCCCGCGCACGATCTCG harbors:
- a CDS encoding amino acid ABC transporter permease: MADVAGSVDRADEVRPPAASTGPLGWVRANLLDTWYNALLTVAVLAAAYYVLRGFGGWALQTAEWAVLTQNLQVLLVGQYPDEEVWRAGVVMLALPFVLGLGWSVWPGFCRRLAVSLAVAAPLVALLPVEFASLGAGFRIFLLLNTVLVGAGWLVGRYTVLGSARWVLGIWLLLFLGGLVFLRGFAESEALPFVGTKQWGGLMVTLLLSQAGIVVSFPLGILFALGRRSSMAFVRVACIVYIEVLRGTPILALLFVTQVLLPLLLPDWMDMDRLTRGLIALILNNSAYMAENIRGGLQSVPSGQLEAARALGMKVHHITARIVLPQALRNVLPAIVGQFIILFKDTAVISLLGLLDFLGTANAILSGRRMWFNAEIEMFVFVAAVYWVFTYAMTSVSRAIEKSMSKGVG